Proteins from one Camelina sativa cultivar DH55 chromosome 8, Cs, whole genome shotgun sequence genomic window:
- the LOC104707818 gene encoding uncharacterized protein LOC104707818, with protein METLIVAVEHRDQYYGKRSLVHHDRFRSAPSKTFRQINCRTFHSGVGLLPRPKRTSSSTPLAKGAALPQVHSPRSPKSVLPVFNHPLVDSGRRTSPIPIAANCRGPQIRRCASEFVDKRRSLSYSELWAGPTYSNSPPPASVPIPKFSLQQKRTVSLTFPAPDSAVDIREVAKSAPVSPTSSGDNPFRSTVSATMTLRRMLNLELDAADE; from the coding sequence ATGGAAACGCTTATTGTAGCAGTGGAACATAGGGATCAGTATTATGGGAAGAGATCTCTTGTTCATCATGATCGTTTTAGATCAGCTCCTTCCAAAACTTTCAGGCAAATCAATTGCAGAACTTTTCATTCTGGTGTTGGTTTGCTTCCAAGGCCAAAgagaacttcttcttctacaccttTAGCTAAAGGAGCTGCTCTTCCTCAAGTTCACTCTCCTCGTTCTCCCAAGTCTGTTTTGCCGGTTTTTAATCATCCTTTGGTTGACAGCGGTAGAAGAACTAGTCCCATTCCAATTGCTGCTAACTGCAGAGGTCCTCAGATCCGTAGGTGTGCTAGTGAATTTGTTGACAAAAGGAGAAGCCTTTCTTACTCTGAGCTTTGGGCTGGACCTACTTACTCCAACTCTCCCCCGCCTGCTTCTGTGCCCATTCCTAAGTTTTCTCTCCAACAAAAGAGGACGGTATCTTTGACCTTTCCTGCTCCTGACTCTGCTGTTGATATCCGTGAAGTTGCTAAGTCTGCGCCGGTTTCTCCAACCTCATCTGGTGACAATCCTTTTCGTAGTACTGTCTCTGCCACTATGACACTGCGTCGCATGCTCAATCTTGAGCTTGATGCTGCTGATGAATGA